Proteins encoded by one window of Cloeon dipterum chromosome 2, ieCloDipt1.1, whole genome shotgun sequence:
- the Ubc4 gene encoding ubiquitin-conjugating enzyme E2-22 kDa, translating to MFKCVSAGGETMANIAAQRIKREFREVVTSEEVQRCAIKLELVNDSFTELRGEIGGPPDTPYEGANYVLEIKVPETYPFNPPKVRFVTKIWHPNISSVTGAICLDILKDQWAAAMTLRTVLLSLQALLAAAEPDDPQDAVVARQYKEKNDLFRLTARHWGAAYAGGPDRNSDFENKIRRLLDMGVEEHKARVALSSYDWDLERATEQLFS from the exons ATGTTCAAGTGCGTTAGTGCGGGCGGTGAGACAATGGCAAATATCGCAGCGCAACGCATAAAACGTGAATTCAGGGAGGTGGTAACCTCTGAAGAG GTACAGAGATGCGCGATAAAACTGGAACTGGTCAACGACTCCTTCACAGAACTGAGAGGCGAAATCGGGGGCCCGCCAGACACCCCCTACGAAGGAGCGAATTACGTGCTCGAAATCAAAGTGCCCGAGACCTACCCGTTCAACCCCCCGAAAGTGCGTTTCGTCACCAAAATTTGGCACCCGAATATCTCATCCGTCACCGGCGCCATTTGTTTGGACATTCTTAAAGACCAGTG GGCTGCAGCCATGACCTTGCGCACGGTGTTGCTCTCCCTGCAGGCCCTGCTGGCCGCCGCTGAACCTGACGACCCGCAGGACGCAGTCGTGGCCAGGCAGTACAAAGAAAAGAATGATCTTTTTAGGCTTACAGCTAGGCATTGGGGCGCCGCCTATGCCGGAG GTCCAGACCGTAACAGCGACTTTGAGAACAAAATCCGGCGACTGCTGGACATGGGCGTGGAGGAACACAAGGCGCGCGTGGCGCTGTCCTCGTACGACTGGGACCTGGAGCGGGCCACGGAACAGCTGTTCAGCTAG